One Primulina huaijiensis isolate GDHJ02 chromosome 8, ASM1229523v2, whole genome shotgun sequence genomic region harbors:
- the LOC140983357 gene encoding protein disulfide isomerase-like 1-3, whose translation MKSVVILSVFLYLICFSVLIQSLKPEKDEDLTFLEQDEKNDAESSDSAYPYGHPRDYENYDDLEEDDDLSTYTDDDGGYSTPDLDETHVVVLKESNFSEFVQKNRFVMVEFYAPWCGHCQALAPEYAEAATELKDEEVVLAKIDATEETELAQKFDVQGFPTVYFFVDGIQKPYTGHRTKDSIVSWLKKKIGPVLQNITTIDEAQSILAAQEKLVLGYLESLVGSDSEELGAASKLEDDVSFYQTTSSDVAKLFDIDHLIKRPALAVIKKEAEKFSIFDGQFTKSAIADFVFENKLPLVTNLTRESARKVFENPIKKQLILFATSSDSEIFYPKFLEAAKAVKGKLLCVYVELDNEDVGKEVSEYFGVSGASPRVIAYTGNDDARKFLLDGELTISSIKSFGENFLQDNLRPFYKSDPIPENNDGDVKIVVGNNFDEIVLDESKDVLLEIYAPWCAHCQSLEPIYNKLGKHLRGIDSLVIAKMDGTTNEHPRAKPDGFPTLLFFPAGNKSFDPITCDTDRTVVAYYKFLKKHASIPFKLQQPASQHRTAVSSDSTSGREASGNDVKDEL comes from the exons ATGAAATCTGTGGTGATTCTTTCAGTTTTTCTATACTTAATTTGCTTCAGTGTATTGATACAGTCGTTAAAACCTGAGAAAGATGAAGATCTGACTTTTCTTGAGCAAGACGAGAAAAATGATGCCGAATCATCTGATTCAGCTTATCCCTACGGCCATCCGAGAGATTACGAGAATTACGACGATTTAGAGGAAGACGATGATTTGTCGACGTACACGGACGATGACGGCGGCTACAGTACGCCGGATTTGGACGAGACTCACGTGGTGGTTCTGAAGGAATCGAACTTCAGCGAGTTCGTTCAGAAGAACAGGTTTGTAATGGTGGAATTTTACGCGCCGTGGTGCGGGCATTGTCAGGCACTGGCTCCGGAGTACGCAGAGGCGGCGACGGAGCTTAAGGATGAGGAGGTGGTGCTGGCGAAGATTGATGCCACAGAGGAGACGGAGCTGGCGCAGAAGTTTGATGTGCAGGGGTTTCCTACTGTATACTTCTTCGTGGATGGGATTCAAAAACCCTATACTGGTCACCGCACCAA AGATTCTATTGTTTCTTGgttgaagaaaaaaataggACCGGTGTTACAAAATATTACAACGATTGACGAGGCACAAAGCATTTTGGCAGCTCAAGAGAAATTAGTTTTGGGCTACTTGGAAAGTTTGGTG GGTTCAGATAGCGAGGAACTTGGTGCTGCCTCTAAGCTCGAAGACGATGTTAGCTTTTACCAGACGACATCTTCAGATGTGGCGAAGCTCTTCGACATCGATCATCTCATCAAACGTCCAGCCTTGGCTGTAATTAAAAAAGAAGCTGAAAAATTTAGCATTTTTG ATGGCCAGTTCACTAAGTCGGCAATAGCGGATTTTGTATTTGAGAATAAGCTTCCTCTTGTCACCAATTTGACACGGGAGAGTGCACGAAAAGTGTTTGAGAATCCGATCAAGAAGCAG TTGATACTTTTTGCCACTTCCAGTGATTCAGAGATATTTTATCCAAAATTCCTAGAGGCAGCAAAAGCTGTCAAGGGAAAG CTTCTGTGTGTTTATGTGGAACTGGATAACGAAGATGTTGGCAAAGAAGTCTCTGAATACTTTGGAGTCAGTGGAGCCTCTCCAAGG GTTATTGCATACACAGGAAATGATGATGCCAGAAAGTTTTTATTGGATGGAGAATTGACCATTAGCAGCATCAAG TCTTTTGGAGAGAATTTTTTGCAAGATAATCTTCGGCCCTTCTACAAATCAGATCCTATACCTGAGAAT AATGATGGGGATGTCAAAATAGTGGTAGGCAACAACTTTGATGAAATTGTGTTGGATGAGTCCAAAGACGTTCTTCTTGAG ATATATGCTCCTTGGTGCGCACACTGTCAATCTTTAGAACCTATATACAACAAGCTTGGCAAGCATTTGAGAGGTATAGATTCCCTTGTAATTGCCAAGATGGATGGGACAACAAACGAGCACCCCAGAGCCAAG CCAGATGGTTTCCCGACTCTTCTCTTCTTCCCAGCTGGCAACAAGAGTTTCGATCCT ATTACTTGTGACACCGATCGCACAGTGGTTGCCTATTACAAATTCTTAAAGAAACACGCATCCATTCCATTCAAGCTTCAACAACCGGCCTCACAACACAGAACTGCTGTTTCTTCAGATTCCACCTCAGGCCGTGAAGCGAGCGGCAATGATGTAAAGGATGAATTATGA
- the LOC140983445 gene encoding caffeoylshikimate esterase-like, whose amino-acid sequence MKYTHPVAEANETSPFGSLTPEEFYTRHSVDHGSAYITSRQNLKLFTQWWTPIQQETPLKGVVCVVHGYTGESSWFLQLTSVHIAKHGFAVCAIDHFGHGFSEGLIAHLPDMNLVVDECILFFNSFRARFAPDLPAFMYAESLGGAIALLITLRRDGILPDRKFDGVVLNGAMCGISDKFKPPWPLEHFLSLAAFLVPTWCVVPTRGSIPAVSFKVEWKRKLAFASPKRPLMRPRAATAQELMRVCREVQGKFHEVDVPFLIVHGGEDIVCDPACAEELHNLASSKDKTLKIYPGMWHQLAGEPDENVELVFGEVVDWLVTRAESRG is encoded by the exons ATGAAATACACTCACCCTGTAGCCGAAGCCAACGAGACGAGCCCCTTCGGCTCGCTGACGCCGGAGGAGTTCTACACGCGCCATTCTGTTGACCACGGTTCTGCTTACATCACCAGCAGGCAAAACCTCAAGCTCTTCACCCAGTGGTGGACCCCCATTCAGCAAGAAACTCCGCTCAAAGGCGTTGTGTGCGTGGTGCACGGCTACACCGGCGAATCCAGCTGGTTCTTGCAGCTCACCTCCGTGCACATCGCCAAGCACGGATTCGCCGTGTGCGCCATCGATCACTTCGGCCACGGCTTCTCCGAAGGCTTAATTGCTCATTTACCGGACATGAATCTCGTCGTGGATgaatgtattttgttttttaatagtTTCCGCGCGAGGTTTGCGCCGGATTTGCCGGCGTTCATGTACGCGGAGTCGCTTGGCGGTGCTATTGCGTTGCTGATAACGCTTCGCCGTGATGGAATTTTACCGGATAGGAAGTTCGACGGCGTCGTTTTAAACGGGGCTATGTGTGGGATTAGTGACAAGTTTAAGCCACCATGGCCGTTGGAGCATTTCCTTTCCCTTGCTGCGTTTTTGGTTCCGACGTGGTGCGTTGTGCCTACTCGGGGCTCCATACCTGCTGTTTCCTTCAAG GTGGAATGGAAGCGAAAACTGGCATTTGCGAGCCCTAAGAGGCCTTTGATGAGGCCTCGTGCAGCCACAGCACAAGAACTCATGAGGGTATGCAGGGAAGTGCAAGGGAAGTTCCATGAAGTTGATGTGCCATTTCTGATTGTTCATGGTGGAGAAGACATCGTGTGTGATCCGGCATGTGCAGAGGAGCTCCACAACCTTGCTTCCTCCAAGGATAAGACCCTTAAGATCTACCCTGGAATGTGGCACCAGCTAGCGGGAGAACCAGATGAAAATGTGGAGCTTGTGTTTGGGGAGGTTGTGGATTGGCTCGTGACAAGAGCGGAGAGTCGCGGTTGA
- the LOC140982279 gene encoding patatin-like protein 7 isoform X2 → MACIGVDNVKSYSLGLQEPSIDADKLSYEIFSILETNFLFGCDDQKIWVPKPLAEQQLRNDVVLKGEDGLKAVKNQRWKICILSIDGGGMQNVLSAKALSFLEMALKSKSGNPNARIADYFDVAAGAGVGGIFTAMLFATNDQSRPIFHADDTWKFLEAEGDKICHPAKTRNRKGNLLKRLFRKTGGADFATFGLEKAIKEAFKDEKTGRSLTLKNTLKPILIPCYDLASMAPFLFSRADALESDSFDFNLCEVCVATAAEPGSFGPVCMKSVNGSTRCFGVDGGLAMNNPTAAAITHVLHNKQEFPFVRGVEDILVLSLGGCQVLEGSFDYEEVKKWKSKDWARPSARISADGSSEFVDQAVALAFGQSRSSNYVRIQANGTNLVQHGLKIESHPTPSKLKMLICAADDMLNQKNVESVLFKGKRIGERSNFEKLEWFAEQLVLEHQRRSCGIAPTVAFKQVTPKAS, encoded by the exons ATGGCGTGTATTGGTGTTGATAATGTTAAAAGTTATTCGCTTGGATTGCAAGAACCCAGTATTGACGCGGATAAATTGAGCTACGAGATTTTCTCGATACTGGAaaccaattttttatttggCTGTGATGATCAGAAGATATGGGTTCCGAAGCCGCTGGCGGAGCAGCAGCTCAGAAATGACGTCGTGCTTAAAGGAGAAGACGGCCTTAAGGCAGTGAAAAACCAGAGGTGGAAAATATGCATCCTCAGCATAGATGGCGGTGGGATGCAGAACGTTCTATCGGCTAAAGCGCTGTCGTTTTTGGAAATGGCGTTGAAGAGTAAGTCTGGCAATCCCAACGCCAGAATCGCCGATTATTTCGACGTCGCCGCCGGGGCCGGAGTAGGTGGTATTTTCACGGCAATGCTTTTTGCCACCAACGATCAAAGCCGCCCGATTTTCCACGCCGATGACACGTGGAAGTTTCTGGAGGCGGAGGGTGATAAAATCTGCCACCCCGCAAAAACACGCAATCGCAAGGGCAATCTACTCAAGCGACTTTTCAGGAAAACCGGCGGCGCCGATTTTGCCACCTTCGGTTTAGAGAAGGCGATAAAGGAAGCTTTTAAGGATGAAAAAACCGGGCGCAGCTTAACGTTGAAAAATACTTTGAAACCGATTTTGATTCCTTGCTACGACCTTGCCAGTATGGCGCCGTTCCTGTTCTCCCGAGCAGATGCTCTGGAATCAGACAGCTTCGATTTTAACCTCTGTGAGGTGTGTGTCGCCACAGCAGCAGAACCCGGGTCATTCGGCCCGGTTTGCATGAAGTCGGTTAATGGGTCGACACGTTGCTTCGGCGTGGACGGAGGGTTGGCAATGAACAACCCCACGGCGGCGGCTATTACCCACGTGCTTCATAACAAACAGGAATTCCCTTTTGTGAGAGGGGTTGAGGATATTTTGGTACTTTCACTGGGCGGCTGCCAGGTTCTCGAGGGCAGCTTTGACTATGAggaagtcaagaaatggaagtCTAAAGATTGGGCTCGGCCGTCGGCTAGGATTTCCGCCGACGGCTCGTCTGAGTTCGTTGACCAAGCCGTAGCTTTAGCTTTCGGTCAGAGCCGCAGCAGCAATTACGTCCGCATTCAG GCTAATGGAACAAACTTGGTTCAACATGGGTTGAAGATCGAGTCGCACCCTACTCCTAGCAAACTGAAAATGCTGATCTGCGCGGCTGATGATATGCTGAACCAGAAAAATGTCGAATCGGTCCTCTTCAAGGGTAAGAGGATAGGAGAGAGGAGCAATTTTGAGAAACTCGAATGGTTTGCTGAACAGCTAGTGCTTGAACATCAGAGGAGGAGTTGTGGAATAGCTCCCACTGTTGCATTCAAGCAAGTTACCCCAAAAGCTTCTTGA
- the LOC140982279 gene encoding patatin-like protein 7 isoform X1, with protein sequence MACIGVDNVKSYSLGLQEPSIDADKLSYEIFSILETNFLFGCDDQKIWVPKPLAEQQLRNDVVLKGEDGLKAVKNQRWKICILSIDGGGMQNVLSAKALSFLEMALKSKSGNPNARIADYFDVAAGAGVGGIFTAMLFATNDQSRPIFHADDTWKFLEAEGDKICHPAKTRNRKGNLLKRLFRKTGGADFATFGLEKAIKEAFKDEKTGRSLTLKNTLKPILIPCYDLASMAPFLFSRADALESDSFDFNLCEVCVATAAEPGSFGPVCMKSVNGSTRCFGVDGGLAMNNPTAAAITHVLHNKQEFPFVRGVEDILVLSLGGCQVLEGSFDYEEVKKWKSKDWARPSARISADGSSEFVDQAVALAFGQSRSSNYVRIQQANGTNLVQHGLKIESHPTPSKLKMLICAADDMLNQKNVESVLFKGKRIGERSNFEKLEWFAEQLVLEHQRRSCGIAPTVAFKQVTPKAS encoded by the exons ATGGCGTGTATTGGTGTTGATAATGTTAAAAGTTATTCGCTTGGATTGCAAGAACCCAGTATTGACGCGGATAAATTGAGCTACGAGATTTTCTCGATACTGGAaaccaattttttatttggCTGTGATGATCAGAAGATATGGGTTCCGAAGCCGCTGGCGGAGCAGCAGCTCAGAAATGACGTCGTGCTTAAAGGAGAAGACGGCCTTAAGGCAGTGAAAAACCAGAGGTGGAAAATATGCATCCTCAGCATAGATGGCGGTGGGATGCAGAACGTTCTATCGGCTAAAGCGCTGTCGTTTTTGGAAATGGCGTTGAAGAGTAAGTCTGGCAATCCCAACGCCAGAATCGCCGATTATTTCGACGTCGCCGCCGGGGCCGGAGTAGGTGGTATTTTCACGGCAATGCTTTTTGCCACCAACGATCAAAGCCGCCCGATTTTCCACGCCGATGACACGTGGAAGTTTCTGGAGGCGGAGGGTGATAAAATCTGCCACCCCGCAAAAACACGCAATCGCAAGGGCAATCTACTCAAGCGACTTTTCAGGAAAACCGGCGGCGCCGATTTTGCCACCTTCGGTTTAGAGAAGGCGATAAAGGAAGCTTTTAAGGATGAAAAAACCGGGCGCAGCTTAACGTTGAAAAATACTTTGAAACCGATTTTGATTCCTTGCTACGACCTTGCCAGTATGGCGCCGTTCCTGTTCTCCCGAGCAGATGCTCTGGAATCAGACAGCTTCGATTTTAACCTCTGTGAGGTGTGTGTCGCCACAGCAGCAGAACCCGGGTCATTCGGCCCGGTTTGCATGAAGTCGGTTAATGGGTCGACACGTTGCTTCGGCGTGGACGGAGGGTTGGCAATGAACAACCCCACGGCGGCGGCTATTACCCACGTGCTTCATAACAAACAGGAATTCCCTTTTGTGAGAGGGGTTGAGGATATTTTGGTACTTTCACTGGGCGGCTGCCAGGTTCTCGAGGGCAGCTTTGACTATGAggaagtcaagaaatggaagtCTAAAGATTGGGCTCGGCCGTCGGCTAGGATTTCCGCCGACGGCTCGTCTGAGTTCGTTGACCAAGCCGTAGCTTTAGCTTTCGGTCAGAGCCGCAGCAGCAATTACGTCCGCATTCAG CAGGCTAATGGAACAAACTTGGTTCAACATGGGTTGAAGATCGAGTCGCACCCTACTCCTAGCAAACTGAAAATGCTGATCTGCGCGGCTGATGATATGCTGAACCAGAAAAATGTCGAATCGGTCCTCTTCAAGGGTAAGAGGATAGGAGAGAGGAGCAATTTTGAGAAACTCGAATGGTTTGCTGAACAGCTAGTGCTTGAACATCAGAGGAGGAGTTGTGGAATAGCTCCCACTGTTGCATTCAAGCAAGTTACCCCAAAAGCTTCTTGA